The following proteins come from a genomic window of Paenibacillus spongiae:
- a CDS encoding cation diffusion facilitator family transporter has protein sequence MNQYQEIKQGEKGAWLSIGAYIVLSVIKLAAGYVFASAALVADGYNNLTDIIASTAVLIGLRISQKPPDEDHPYGHFRAETIAALVASFIMATVGIQVLISAANSLFATEHEAPGMLSAWVALASAVCMAGVYMYNRRLAQRINNQALMAAAKDNLSDALVSVGAAVGIFGSQLGLPWLDPVAALAVGFIICKTAWEIFYSSTHALTDGFNEKELNSLRGTIERTQGVRFIKDIKARVHGSNVLLDVVVMVDPQLSLVESHRISDEIEKRMERKHNIMSVHVHVEPLVPEEASKIAGN, from the coding sequence CTGAATCAGTATCAGGAAATCAAACAAGGCGAAAAAGGAGCCTGGCTTAGTATCGGCGCTTATATCGTACTATCTGTAATCAAGCTTGCTGCCGGTTATGTATTTGCTTCAGCCGCACTCGTCGCGGATGGCTACAACAACCTAACCGATATCATAGCTTCAACTGCGGTGCTGATCGGCCTCCGCATTTCGCAGAAGCCGCCGGATGAAGATCACCCGTACGGCCATTTCCGCGCAGAGACGATCGCCGCACTCGTAGCTTCGTTCATTATGGCCACCGTTGGCATACAGGTGCTCATAAGCGCGGCGAACTCGTTATTCGCTACCGAGCATGAAGCGCCGGGAATGCTCTCGGCTTGGGTTGCGCTCGCATCGGCTGTTTGCATGGCCGGTGTCTACATGTATAACCGCAGGCTGGCTCAACGTATAAACAACCAAGCCCTCATGGCCGCTGCCAAGGATAATCTATCCGATGCGCTTGTCAGCGTCGGCGCGGCTGTCGGCATCTTCGGCTCGCAGCTCGGTTTGCCTTGGTTGGATCCTGTAGCGGCGCTTGCTGTCGGCTTCATCATTTGCAAAACCGCATGGGAGATTTTCTATAGCTCGACGCATGCACTGACCGATGGCTTCAATGAAAAAGAGCTGAACTCGCTGCGCGGCACCATTGAGCGAACCCAGGGCGTGCGATTTATCAAAGACATTAAAGCGCGCGTTCATGGCAGTAATGTGCTGCTGGACGTCGTCGTTATGGTCGATCCCCAATTGTCGCTGGTCGAGAGCCACCGTATCAGCGATGAAATCGAGAAGCGGATGGAACGCAAGCACAATATTATGAGTGTTCATGTTCATGTGGAGCCGCTTGTTCCTGAAGAAGCCAGTAAGATAGCTGGAAATTGA
- a CDS encoding KTSC domain-containing protein: MLVPIESKQIAFCSYHEEGGILQLYYHTGEVVTYPSVGKAEYQSILDSTNRLDAIVRVTNRGQLPVVMDHSLTQMGELA, translated from the coding sequence ATGCTGGTACCGATTGAGTCGAAACAAATTGCGTTCTGCTCGTATCATGAAGAGGGCGGTATTCTTCAGTTGTATTATCACACGGGAGAAGTGGTTACCTATCCGTCCGTCGGCAAAGCGGAGTATCAATCCATATTGGATTCAACGAACCGGTTAGATGCGATCGTAAGGGTGACCAATCGGGGACAGCTGCCTGTTGTCATGGATCATTCCCTGACGCAGATGGGAGAATTAGCCTAA